TGTAAAAGCCGTGGCCCAGTTTGTGAGTTCTCTTGCCAACGCAGTGAAGGGATAACATGTCTCAGAATCGAAGAGACCCGCTGAAGAGACTGGAACAAGGTGAAGCGTTGGCGGCTGAAGGCTGCTACGCCGAGGCGCTGCGGGAATACCTCTGGTGTTTTGATCGTGGTCTGCGAGTCGATCCTGCTTTCGCGGGAGTGAGACTCACCGCTCTGCTCTACGCTATTGCGCAGTTAGGTAACTTTTATCCTCCGGCGTCAGAAGCGTTGATTTTGCGAAGAAATAGGTTGAGACAAAAACTGTTACGAGGCAGGGCAAGAGTAATGTCAGCTTTTGATTTTTGCGGGCTTAACAGGTATCTGAGTGAGGAGGATGTTACGTTTCAAACATGTCGAAAGCTGCGGCCCGGTGGCAAAGTCAGAATGATACTTGTCGATCATGCTGCTGGTTATCTTTGTGGGATGCGACGATACCGTGAACTATTGGAGCTTGCCGACCCTTTTGCAGTATTTGCAGTCAATTTTCCGGTGAGCGATTCTGCGTCCTCAACCGAGCCGGCTTCGTACCGCCGGAGACTGGGTAAAAGTCTATTGGCGAGGAAATGTGCCCCCTTCGTGGAGGCGTTGGCTGGTACTCAGCGTCACGAACACGCCTTCCAGCTTGCAGGTCGAATTCTACGTGTTCGCTTGGCAAGGGATGTACTTTGCGATTTGCTACAGCGGGCGGAGCGTATTCCGGACAAGAATCTTGTTGCTTATTTGAAAGACAGACTACGGTCCCTTTCCGGCCGCCGCAGTTGAATTTGAAAGCGATGAATACCAAACCTAAAGCGGATGACCGTTTCGTCATCATCATGGCCGGCGGACGAGGCGAGCGGTTCTGGCCGGTTAGCCGCGAGAAGACCCCCAAACAACTGCTCGCGCTGCTCGGTAAAAAGTCGTTTTTGCAGGAGGCCGTTGACCGCGTGCTGCCGTTGGTCCCGTTGAAGAATATTTTTGTTATCACGAACGAGGCGCAAGCGGCGCAGGTCGCGAAGCAACTGCCGAAACTGCCGAAGCATAACATCATCGCCGAGCCGGTTGGACGCGACACCTGCGCCGCGGTCACGCTCGGTGCCGCTCTTGTCGGCGCGCGTTCCACCACCGGCGTGATGGCCGTGTTGCCGGCGGATCACGTGATTCCCGAGGAGAAAAAGTTTCAGCACGTCTTGAACGATTGCTTCGACCTCGCCGGTCGCGGCCAGGCGATTGTTACGATTGGCATCAAGCCGACCGAACCGGCGACCGGCTATGGTTACATTCAGGTAGGTGAACCCCTGCCGCCGCCGCACGGCGCGAAGCCCTACAAAACCACGTTCTTTCGCGCCGAGCGGTTCGTTGAAAAACCGCATTTCGACAAGGCGTTGGAGTACGTCAACAGCGGCCATTATCGCTGGAACGCGGGAATGTTCATCTGGGGTTTCGTGACTGTCACCGAGGGATTGCAGAAACACCAACCGGAAATGTACGAAGCCTGCCAGCGCTGGTTCAAGGTGGCGAACAATCCGGCGAAGCTCGCACGGGTGCTGGCGAAGGAATATCCGGGTCTCAAAAAAATCTCCATTGACTTCGCCCTCATGGAACACGCGCAGAACGTCGTTGTGGCGGCGGGCGATTTTGCGTGGGACGATCTCGGTTCCTGGAACGCGCTGGCCCGGCACCTCAAGCCCGACGCCGAGGGCAATTGCGCCATGGCGGAGTTCATTCACGTGGACGCCGCACGTAACATTATTTTCGACGCACGCATTAAGAACCGCACACCGATTGCCGTCGTGGGCTTGCGCGATTCGATTCTCGTCCAGACGGACGACGCCGTATTACTGGCGCACAAAAGCCAGTCGCAGAAGATCAAGGAACTCGTCAAGAAACTCGCGGAGAAGAAGGAGTATAAGGGGCTGGTCTGACTGAATGCGGATAAAGCATGACCGGCGCTTTCGCCACCGGAAACGAGTCGTTCGTTTTCAACATCGCGTCCGCCGGGAGTATTTGAAATTGGCGAAGGATCTCGCAGCCTTGGCGCGGAGTTTCCGAACCGAATTGACTCCCCGGCTTCAGCAAGGCGCGGCCATTCGTGCGTTTGGCATCCGGGGCGCATTCGCGTTGATATCTGCCTGTCGTGGGACAACCCAGTGCAATGCGGCCCTTGCCGTGACCGACGAGTGCCTCAGCGTTTCGGGCGCGACTCAACCTTGTTTCGTAGGCAAATCCCTTAGCATAACCACGAGGTTTCCCTGATTATCATCGGGGGATTTTTTAGATAAAACTTTTGCACATGGCGCACTTAGAGCTGCCAATGCGGGTACGGGTTCGCTTATGAAACGCGCGGCAAAGGATATCACGCTCGGCCTGCTGGCCATTTCCGGCCTGTTGTCGCCCGCCGTGGCCAGAGCTGACAAGGTGGGCATCAATTTCATCGGCGGCAGCACGGTCAACGGAACGCCGGCGCCGATGGCGGCGAACGAATCGGCGGGCTGGATCCCTCAAAAGTTCTGGAACAACGCGAGTGGTTCCGGCGGTTCAATCAATCCGGTAGGCGACGCCGACGCGGGGATCTCTGTATTTTACAGCGGGTTCTCGGCAAGTTGGTCGGACAGTTTCGGTACGAGGAGCACGCCGGTTGCCGACAACGGCGGCAACAGCCGGCTGATGAAAGGCTACCTCAACACCGATGACACGCCAGGTGGCAGGATCACGGTCACAGTTACCGGCGTGCCGGGTGTTTTCACCGCGGGCGGCTACGCAGTGGTCGTCTACTTCGACGGCGACAACGTCGCGGCCGCGCGGGTGAGCGGGTTCACTTTGACGGCGCCGAATTTCGGACAACAGACACTCTACGGACTCGACAAAGCAAACACGGATTTCGGAGGGACGTTCAAGGAAGTGTCGGGTAGCAGCACGTCAGACCTCGGCAGCAGCACGCCCGACGGAAACGTGCTCGCGTTCGCCACTCTGACGGACAGCGCCTTTACGCTCACGGTCAACGGCGCGAGCACCAGCGATTTGAACCCGCGGGGCGCGCTCAACGCGATTCAGATCGTGGATGCGCGACTGCTGCCGAACCCGCCGGGTCCGGCGATAACCAGCAGCGGCACAGCCACGGGCATGGTCAACGCGGTGTTCAGCTACGCCATCTCTGCGATCAACAATCCGACCAATTTCGGCGCGTCCGGTTTGCCATCCGGCTTGACCATCAATCCGACGAACGGCCTTGTTTCGGGAATTCCCGCGGTCGCCGGAACCTTTCAGGTCACGTTGATCGCGACCAACGCGAACGGCTCCGCGACGAAGCCGCTGACGCTGACCATCAACCCGGCGCAGGTGAATTTCACACCACTCAATTCCGGTACGACCAACCGCCTCGACGGCGGTTCGCTCTGGAATTCGGACAGCGGGTTGATCGCGGGCGTTGGCGGCGCGTTGCTCGTGACCACGAACGGCGGACAAACGTGGAAGTCCTTGAACACAGGATTCACGAACGACCTGACCGGGATCCGGTTGATCGACACGACGGCGTTTCTTATCGGGAGCGATGGACTCATCGCGCGGTCGTTCGATGGCGGTCAAAGCTGGACGCGCTTTACACTTCCAACCGCTGTCGCGTTTCATGAGCTTTCATTCATCAATACGGACTACGGGTTCGCGGTGGGCGACGGGGGCACGATTGCTTTTTACAACGGAAGCGACTGGGCGATTGAAGCAAGTGGAGTGACGAACGATTTGTTCGCGGTTCAGGCGGTCGGTTCGACGGCTTATGCAGCCGGAGCCGGCGATTCGATTCTCCGTTACAGCGGGACGAATTGGATCGCGTTGGACAGCGGCACGACCAACACAACTTTTTACGACGTGGCCTTCAGCGATGAAAACGTCGGATACGTCGCAGGCTCGAACGGCGCGCTTTGCCGGACGGTGAACGGCGGCGTCGATTGGATGCCGCTGACTAGTGGCGTGAATACAACTCTGCGCGCGATCCGGATCATTGATGCGACTACGGCGGTTGTCGTCGGCGACGACGGCGTTGTTCTGTTCACAACCGATGGCGGAAGCAGCTGGAGCCGGCTTTCCACGGGCGCGAATGTCGCGTGGTCGGGACTCGACTTTGCCGGCGGGCGCGGTTTCCTCTTCGGCGAGGGTGGCGTGATCTATCTGTTTCAGCTCGCGTTTATCCCGCTCAACCAGCCGCCCGTGGTGACCATAATCGAACCGACCAACAACGTTGCGATCGTCGCGTGCGTCCCGTTTGCGGTTCAGGCGAACGCGGACGACCCGGACGGATTTGTCAGCCGGGTCGAGTTTTATGTGAACGGCAGCAAACTGGGCGAGCGCACGAGTGGTCCTTACCGGACTAGCTGGGACACTGACGCGGCCGGAACTTACACTCTGACGGCGCGCGCGACGGATAACAGCGGAGCGATCAGTGTTTCGACGCCCGTGACGATCGTGATAGTTCCTCCGCCGCTGCATCATTTGATCGTCCACGGGTTCACATCGAACGGCGATTTCCGCCTCTGCTTCGGTGGCGCGCCGGGAAAGTCTTATACGGTCCAGGGATCAACGAATCTGACGGATTGGAGTGATCTCGGAACGATGGTCGGGGCGGACGGGATTTTGGAGTTTCTCGACGTTAACGCGACGAACTTCAGTCATCGCTTCTATCGCGCCTTGCAGCAATGAATCCGACAGCAGCTCAACGGATCATTGCCTGGAGCTTCTGTTTGAATTGTTCGACCAGCTTCGCGTGCGCAGCGTTCACCTCCGCGTCGGTGAGCGTTCTCTCGGCATGACGATAGGTAAACGCGTAGGCCATGCTCTTCTGACCTTCGGGAACGTGCTGGCCACGAAACACGTCAAACAATTCGATGCTCTCCAGGTTCGCAACTTTGGACTGCTTGACAACGTTGAGCACGGCTTCGTGCGTTGTCGATTCTGGCACCAACATCGCGATGTCGCGGCGGATGCCGGGGAGTTGAGGAAGCGGTTTGAATGACTTGTTTGGGTTCCGCCGTGCCAGCAATTGGTCGAAATCCAATTCCGCGAGAAATGCCGGATCTGGCAAGTCGAACTCGCGAGCACGACCGTGGCCTAGCCTCCCCATCGTACCCAGTGGCAGTTTGCCGCCCAGATTGATCGTCGCCGACTCCGCGAACCACGGGGACAGTTCTTTGCAGGCGGAATAGGAAACAGCTCGTAAACCAAACTGATCGAGAAACACTTCAATGATTCCTTTCAGATCGCAGGCATCGAATTTCACCCGGCGTTCGTCGTAGGCTCCCAGGTCCATTGTGACTTTCAATGATTTGAGTTCACCGAGAGGAATGGCGCTGCCGACACCGGTCCAAAAATCCGGGAAGCGCCGGCCGGTCAAGGCAATGGCCAGCCGGCGTTCTTCTTTGGTTCGTCCGTTCAATTGCGTGAAAACGCGGCCGATTTCAAACAGTGCCACGTCTTCGGTTCCGTGGTGCAGATTGCGGCTTAACGAAGCGAGCAGACCGGGAATCAAACTCGGTCGCAACACATCCATGTCACCGCTTAGCGGATTGGCCAGTACGCGCAAGTCCTCGTCCTTCGCGTCGCGCAGTTCAGGTCCGAATCTCGATACGAGCGTTTGCCCTTGCGCTTCGTTCAAACCGAGCCCCGTCAGAATGCGTCGTGCCTCGGCGATTTGATCATAGACCGGGTCAAAAGCGTTCGCGCCAATGGCGCCGCGCGGCGGCGTGGCCGGAATTTTGTCCACGCCGTGCAAACGGCAGACTTCCTCGATCAAATCCACCTCGCGCTTGAGGTCCATGCGAAAAGTCGGGATGCGAAACGAGAGCGGTTCGGATACCGCGGCGTCGGAGTCAACCGGCCGCGGTTTGCGGCTGATCGCCTTCAAACCGAGTCGGCCGAGGTGAAGCTCGATTTCGCCCGGCTTGATCTCGACGCCGAGCAACTCGCGGACCTTTCCCGAACGCAGCGTGATCTGCCGCGGCTCGACCGGGTTCGGATGCGCGTCAACGGCGCCTTCAGCCAGTTGTCCGCCGGCCGTTTCGAGAATCAATTGCGCGCAACGTGCGCCAGCCCAGTCGGTGATGCCGATGTCCGCGCCGCGTTCGAAGCGATAGCTGGCGTCCGTGCGCAGGCCGAGCGCCTTCGACGTGCGGCGAATGTTCGTTGGTTTGAAGCAAGCGCTCTCGATCAAAACATCCGTGGTCCGTTCGTTGATTTCGGTGTTCTGCCCGCCCATGACGCCGGCGAGCGCGATGCCTTTCTGCTCGTCGGCAATCAGCAACATCTCGCTGGTCAAAGTGCGGTGAATGCCATCGAGTGTCGTGAACTTCTCGCCCCCCTTTGCGCGGCGGATGACGATGGTTGGCTTGCCGGTTGCGCCTTTGGCAATGAGATGATAGTCGAACGCGTGCAAGGGCTGGCCGGTTTCGAGCATCACGTAGTTCGTCACATCCACGACGTTGTTGATGCTGCGGAGGCCGACCTTTTCCAGCACGGAGCGGAGCCAGTCCGGGCTGGGGCCGATCTTCACGCCACGCACAACCCGCGCGACATAGCGCGGACACAGCTCGGCGTCTTCGATGCGGACTGCGACAAGGTCCGCAGTGCCGTCTTGTGGTTTCTGATTTTTGACTTCTGGAATTCGGAGCGGATTCCCGGTTACCGCGCTGATCTCCCGCGCGATGCCGATGACGCTGTTCAGGTCGGGACGGTTCGGCGTGATTTCGAGATCATAAACAACATCGCCAGACGCGCGGCCAAGATATTCTGCGAATGGCTGGCCCACTTTTGCGTCCTGCGGCAGAATGAGCAGGCCGTCCACCTGGTCTGGCAAACCAAGTTCCTGCGGCGAGCACATCATGCCCTGGCTGGTGATGCCAAAAACTTTTCGCTCCTTGATGACGAAGGGTTCTTTGTCGCCGGGCTTCAACGGCAGCGCGTAGTTCGGCAGGATGAGGGGGACCTTGTCGCCGGGCTGGTGGTTCTGCGCGCCGCAGATGATCGTGCGCTCGCCTTTGCCGTCATTCACCTTGCAGACTGAGAGCTTGTCCGAGCCGGGCACCTTGTCTCGCGTCAGGATCTGAGCGATGACGATGCCCTCGAATTCACCCGCAAGCTTCTGCACGCCCTCAACCTCAAGTCCGAGCATGGTCAGCCGCTCCGCCAGTTCCCCCGGCGACCAGTTGAAATCAACGTATTGCTTGAGCCAATTGAGTGTGACTTTCATCGCTTCAATTCAAAATTCACCTTGAACTCTCAATGCTTCCGGATGGCTCGCCGTTCTCCACCGGCGAAAACATCGGCGATTGGCGCGCCGGTTTGCGGAAACGCCGCGTGATAATCCTCGCCGAGCAACGCCGCGATCGTGGCCGCGATCTGGCTTTGCATGCGCGGTTCGGTTTGTGTCCGTTCGCCGACCGGCGGCGTGTCCGGGCCGATGACCGCAATCCAGTCGCCTTCCGAGTTGGCGACCTTTTCGCCGTGACTCTTCCAATCCAGCGGTCCGCTGCCGCGGCCATGATCCGCCGTGATGATGATGGTCGTTTTGTCGCGATACTGGGGCAGGGACTGCGCCAGTTCCCAGAGCCGCCGGACAAAGTCGTCCATATGGTGCGCGGCGGTAAGGTAAAGATCGTAGCGGCCCGCGTGCGCCCATTCGTCCGTCTCGCCAAACCCGACGAACACCAGACGCGGTTGCTTGCGCTTCACATGGTCCATCGTGGCGTGAAAGAGGAACGAATCGTAAGTCAAGTCCTCCCACATCGGCGTAGTATCGCGCATCAGGTCCGTGACGAACTGCGGCGTGGGAATCTCGTAACTGCCGAACTTCGATTCCCAGACCGGCCAGGTTGGCAGATGACTGCGCTCGATGTTGAAAATGTAGGGGAACACATCCCAGGTGCCGAACACTGCGACACGATTGCGTAGGCCGGGGCGGCCGTTCAGCCACTCGAACACCGTCACGTTCGGGTTCGGCTTCTTGTCATTGCTGTCAATGCGCGCGTCGGGCGCGCCGGTGAGGATTTCATTGTAACCGGGATAAGAAAACTTTTTGCCATTCGTCACGGTGACAACGCTGCCTTTGGTTTGATTGCCGAAGAGCTGTCCGTGCGAAGCGATCTCGCCCCAAAAGAACGGCAGCAATGCCTCGCGCCTCGCCTCGGGCGTGTCGCGCCAGAAGGCCTTGCGCAGCGTGTTTGTGTCTTTGACACCGCCGATTTCCCGGGTCATCAACTGCGCTTCGGCGCCGCTGAACACCTCCTGCCACCGGAACCCGTCGCTGATGACGAGGAAAACGCTTTGGGTTTTGAGGGTAGCGGCGTTCGCGCCCGGCAATAGACCCAGGAATGTAAGCGCCAAAAGTGCGGCGAAGCCGAAACGGAGCGCGGGTCTGCGACCCGCAGCGCGCACGTTCAGGTCGCGGCCTAAAAATTCCCGATGAGTTGCGTCCGCAACGGAACTGCTGCGGCTCACAGAGCCGCGCTCCGAATGCAGAGCAGCTCCGACGGTGAGGTTGAGTGCAGTGAGCCGTTCGGTCTTTTTTTTAGCTGAGCTGTTGGAGTCAGCGTATAGATTGAGCCAATTGAAGGTGAGTTTCATGGAGAATTGGTAGGGGAAAACTTCTTGTTCAGTTCATTAAAGAACTTTTGAACTTCGCTGTCAGAAAGTCCTGACGCTTTCAGCAACTCAATTGCACGGGGGCGTAACTCATTCAAATTGCCTAATCGAGTCTTATCTGCTGTAAGAGGTGTGGATGCCAACGATGTTATTAGTTCAACAGTTTTCTGAGCCATTAATTTGTTTTGCTCAGTCAGATCTTTTATTTCCTGAAGCTTTTGATCGACAACTCTGACACTGTTCCCAGCCACACCGAAGCTTTCGACTTTTCCGGAGGCGACCAAGAACATGACCGAGATCAAAAAGATGAGCGACGTAAAACAAGCGTAATGTTGCCAACCTCTCAAGTCTCGGTTGTCGATTTGTCGGATCAAATACACTGTACCAATTGCCGGAGCGATGATTGCCATCCATAGCATATTTATTCCGTTCGATAACCGTTCAAGTTTGGATCCGCGAGGCGCCGGTTTTCTTGTTCTTAAAACTGCCTTAAAAACCTCAGATCATTCTCGTAGAATAGCCGGATGTCGTTGATGCCATAACGGATCATGGCGACGCGTTCGATGCCGAAGCCGAACGCCCAGCCCGTCCAGACTTCAGGATCGTAACCGACGTGCTCGAACACCTGCGGGTGCACCATGCCGCAACCGGCGATCTCCAGCCATTCCTTGCCCATCTTGCGCGTGAGCGCGCTCGAAAAATCAATCTCGAAGCTCGGCTCGGTGTAGCTGAAGTAGTGCGGACGAAAACGAATCTTCACGTCGCTTCCGAGCAGTTCCTTGAACACGAACTCGACGGTGCCCTTGAGGTCACCGACGGTGACGCCCTTGTCCACGTAAAGCCCCTCGATCTGTTGGAAGGTCGGATTGTGCGTTGCGTCGGCGTTGTCGCGGCGATAGACGCGGCCCGGAACGATAATGCGAATCGGAGGTTGTTGCTTCTCCATGACGCGGATTTGGACGGAGGAAGTATGAGTGCGGAGAAGAAGGGGTTTACCCTCGCCACCCGCTCCTTTCTCATTCGGTGGGAGAGGTTCGCCGGATGGCCGGGTGACGGCGGAGTTCTCAGCCCGCAAATAGAACGTGTCTTGCGTATCGCGGGCGGGATGGTCGGCGGGCGTGTTCAACGCATCGAAGCAATGATATTCGTCCTCGATCTCCGGGCCATCCGCGACGACGAAGCCAATCTTGCGGAAACTACGTACGATATCGTCGGTCACCTGCGTGAGTGGATGCAGCTTGCCCAGCGCGCGACGACGACCGGGCAGGGTGAAGTCGGTTGGTTCTTTGGACGACGCGGCTTTGTCTTCGAGTTCTTCACGTCGTGCAGTCAGAGCTGATTCGAGCTCTGCCTTGGCTGCATTGATCAGCTTGCCGGCGGTGGGGCGATCTTCCTTGGCCAGAGAACCGAGCTGTTTCATCAACGCCGTGAACTTGCCGTGCGGGCCGATCCACGCGCCTTTGGCGTTATCGAGCGCGGCGAGGTCGGGTGCAGCTTTTAGTTCCGTCAGGGCGGATTGTTTCAGAGGCCCGATGTCGTCAAGAAAAGCCATACGGATGAACGAACGTTATTCGCAACCAGGAAAAACAGAAAGCGAATTCATGATTTCCGAAAGGGAATTGATCACGGATCCGTGATCACCAGCGCGACGGTAAAACCATCATAGCCTTTGCTGCCGACGGTCTGGATGGCGGTGGCCGTCACACGGGGTTCAGCGGCGACAAGTTCATTGAAGCGGCGGGCGCCTTGAACCCGGGCGTCCTCGTGATGAGGATCAATCACCGCGCCTTCGCGGATGACATTGTCGGCGACGATGCACGTGCCGCGTCGGGAAAGTTTGAGCGCCCAGGTGAAATAATCAGGATAACCCGGCTTATCGGCGTCGATGAAAATGAAATCAAACGGCGGCTGCTTTCCGGTAACGAGCTGTTGCAAAGTGTCCAGCGCCGCCCCCAGACGCAATTCGACGACGCCGGCCAGACCGGCCCGGGCGATGTTTTTGCGGGCAACCTCCGCGTGTTTTGGTTCCGATTCCAGCGTCATGAGGGTTCCGCCGGGTGGCAGGGCGCGGGCGAGCCAGATGGTGCTGTAACCGCCGAGCGTGCCGATTTCCAGAATGTGACGCGCGCCCTGAATTTTCGCGAGCAGTTGCAGGAACTTGCCCTGGTTGGGCGCCACATTGATCTGCGGCAACCCTGCATCGGCGCTGGTTTGCAGGGCCGTCTCCAGTGCGCGGTCCGGTCGAACGAGCAAGTCGGTGATGTAACGGTCAACCGCCGTCCAGTGCGCGATGTTCATGGTGAAAAACGTTAACCTCGAAAGCCAGGAGTGGGAAAGCAAAACGGGCGGCCATTGCTGGTCGCCCGATGCGTCAAAGCCCTTGCGTGATTCAGGCCTTTGCCGTGGCCTTGGCCCTGAGCGCGTTCTGGGCGACCTTGACCAACTCGCCAAACGCGGCGTTGTCCTGCGCGGCGATGTCGGCCAGCACCTTGCGGTCGAGCGCGACCTTCGCGGCCTTCAAACCTTCCATGAACCGGCTGTAGGTCAGTCCGGCGGCACGAGCGGCGGCATTGATGCGGATTTGCCAGAGCGCGCGGAAATTGCGCTTCTTGGTCTTTCGATCGCGGTAGGCGTATTGACGGCCATGATCGACCGCATCGGAGGCGTAACGGTAAAGTTTCGAGCGGCGCATCCGGAAGCCTTTGGCGGCCCGGATCATTCTGGTGCGGCGCTTGCGGGAGGCGGGGGCGTTGGTGACTCGCATGGGTCAGTTCAAAATTGAAGGTTGAGAGGGAAATCAGTGGCTGAACGGAAGGTTTTGAATGATGCGATAGACGTCGGTTTTGTCCACGACGGCCATCTTCCCCAGGCGGCGACGGCGTTTCGCGTTTTTCGTGGCGAGCAGGTGGCGTCGGCCGGCGTGGGAACGCAGGACCTTGCCGCTTGCGGTGATTTTGAACCGCTTGGCCACGGACTTTTTGGTTTTGATGCCTTTGGGTCGACGCATAAATCAACTTTCGTTCAAAAAGAGCGCGCAATATAGGAACGCCCGGAGGGGGAAGCAAGTGGTATTTTGTCGGTCCGCGCTAGGGCACCAACACGGCGCGGTAGAACCTTCGGGTGAAGTTCGACGTGCCGGGATCAGAGAATGGAAATGAGCCGCCAAACGCCGTGTTCGTGGCGAGTGTGGCCCACGTCGAAAAATCGGTCGTCACATCGATACGGTAATTCCGGCCGGATTCGCCGGAGACCTGGAATTGGAACTGGCCGGGGAGCCATTGCGGTTGGGTCAACGTGGCGGGGGTATTGCTGAACGCCTGAACCGTGAAGTTGGCCGTGGCGTTTGTCCCGCTGACGATCACGTTCTGCTGATTCGGACAGCCGTAGCCCTGCGTGTTGAGGCTGGAACAGTCCAGGTTGACCTGCCACGTGCCATTGAACACACTCAATTGATAATGGCCGGCGCCGTCGGTTTGCGCGTTGGAGGAATAGTTTGTTCCACTCGCCGTAATGAAGCCGCTCACATTGATGTTCGACAGGGGCTGACCGTTGCTGTTGGTCACGACTCCCGTAATTGTTGTGGTGGCCGCCCGAACCACGTAATTGATGTTCGAGATGTTCACGCCGTCGGTCACGTTGAAGGTCATGTCGGGTCCGATCACACCCAGCTGTGCGGCGCTGCCCGATTCCAGATTGATGGTCCAACTTCCGCCGAACACACCGAGATCAAAGCTCCCGTCGCCGGCGGTCGTCGCCGAGGCGGATGAGCCGCCGCCTTGAGGGAACGCCAGGAGCGTGAGTCCGGAGACGGGCAGGGCGCCGGTGTCCGTCACGTGTCCGAGCAGATGCGCGGTGGAACGCTGCGCGACAAAATTGACGAGAACTGCCTGCCCATTCGTCAGCGTAACGTTGGTTCCCTGCAAGACATAACCGGCGAGACCCGGATTGCTGTTGTCGGGACCGATGAACCAGGTGGTCCCGCTCACGCCCAGGGTGTAGTTCCCGTTGGCGTCGGTGATGGCGCTGGCCTGATACTGATTGCTGCCGTCGTTGGCGAACATCGAAATACCCGGGAGCGGGGCGTTGGTATCATTCTTGACGTTGCCATAAATCAGGGCGGATTCCTTCGCCAGGGGTATGTTGACTCCGGTCACGTCGCTTGTGCTCACGGTCACCTTTGGTTTGTTCTGTGGTCGCAGGT
The DNA window shown above is from Candidatus Angelobacter sp. and carries:
- the pheS gene encoding phenylalanine--tRNA ligase subunit alpha, whose protein sequence is MAFLDDIGPLKQSALTELKAAPDLAALDNAKGAWIGPHGKFTALMKQLGSLAKEDRPTAGKLINAAKAELESALTARREELEDKAASSKEPTDFTLPGRRRALGKLHPLTQVTDDIVRSFRKIGFVVADGPEIEDEYHCFDALNTPADHPARDTQDTFYLRAENSAVTRPSGEPLPPNEKGAGGEGKPLLLRTHTSSVQIRVMEKQQPPIRIIVPGRVYRRDNADATHNPTFQQIEGLYVDKGVTVGDLKGTVEFVFKELLGSDVKIRFRPHYFSYTEPSFEIDFSSALTRKMGKEWLEIAGCGMVHPQVFEHVGYDPEVWTGWAFGFGIERVAMIRYGINDIRLFYENDLRFLRQF
- a CDS encoding sugar phosphate nucleotidyltransferase, whose product is MNTKPKADDRFVIIMAGGRGERFWPVSREKTPKQLLALLGKKSFLQEAVDRVLPLVPLKNIFVITNEAQAAQVAKQLPKLPKHNIIAEPVGRDTCAAVTLGAALVGARSTTGVMAVLPADHVIPEEKKFQHVLNDCFDLAGRGQAIVTIGIKPTEPATGYGYIQVGEPLPPPHGAKPYKTTFFRAERFVEKPHFDKALEYVNSGHYRWNAGMFIWGFVTVTEGLQKHQPEMYEACQRWFKVANNPAKLARVLAKEYPGLKKISIDFALMEHAQNVVVAAGDFAWDDLGSWNALARHLKPDAEGNCAMAEFIHVDAARNIIFDARIKNRTPIAVVGLRDSILVQTDDAVLLAHKSQSQKIKELVKKLAEKKEYKGLV
- a CDS encoding YCF48-related protein, giving the protein MKRAAKDITLGLLAISGLLSPAVARADKVGINFIGGSTVNGTPAPMAANESAGWIPQKFWNNASGSGGSINPVGDADAGISVFYSGFSASWSDSFGTRSTPVADNGGNSRLMKGYLNTDDTPGGRITVTVTGVPGVFTAGGYAVVVYFDGDNVAAARVSGFTLTAPNFGQQTLYGLDKANTDFGGTFKEVSGSSTSDLGSSTPDGNVLAFATLTDSAFTLTVNGASTSDLNPRGALNAIQIVDARLLPNPPGPAITSSGTATGMVNAVFSYAISAINNPTNFGASGLPSGLTINPTNGLVSGIPAVAGTFQVTLIATNANGSATKPLTLTINPAQVNFTPLNSGTTNRLDGGSLWNSDSGLIAGVGGALLVTTNGGQTWKSLNTGFTNDLTGIRLIDTTAFLIGSDGLIARSFDGGQSWTRFTLPTAVAFHELSFINTDYGFAVGDGGTIAFYNGSDWAIEASGVTNDLFAVQAVGSTAYAAGAGDSILRYSGTNWIALDSGTTNTTFYDVAFSDENVGYVAGSNGALCRTVNGGVDWMPLTSGVNTTLRAIRIIDATTAVVVGDDGVVLFTTDGGSSWSRLSTGANVAWSGLDFAGGRGFLFGEGGVIYLFQLAFIPLNQPPVVTIIEPTNNVAIVACVPFAVQANADDPDGFVSRVEFYVNGSKLGERTSGPYRTSWDTDAAGTYTLTARATDNSGAISVSTPVTIVIVPPPLHHLIVHGFTSNGDFRLCFGGAPGKSYTVQGSTNLTDWSDLGTMVGADGILEFLDVNATNFSHRFYRALQQ
- the pheT gene encoding phenylalanine--tRNA ligase subunit beta, which translates into the protein MKVTLNWLKQYVDFNWSPGELAERLTMLGLEVEGVQKLAGEFEGIVIAQILTRDKVPGSDKLSVCKVNDGKGERTIICGAQNHQPGDKVPLILPNYALPLKPGDKEPFVIKERKVFGITSQGMMCSPQELGLPDQVDGLLILPQDAKVGQPFAEYLGRASGDVVYDLEITPNRPDLNSVIGIAREISAVTGNPLRIPEVKNQKPQDGTADLVAVRIEDAELCPRYVARVVRGVKIGPSPDWLRSVLEKVGLRSINNVVDVTNYVMLETGQPLHAFDYHLIAKGATGKPTIVIRRAKGGEKFTTLDGIHRTLTSEMLLIADEQKGIALAGVMGGQNTEINERTTDVLIESACFKPTNIRRTSKALGLRTDASYRFERGADIGITDWAGARCAQLILETAGGQLAEGAVDAHPNPVEPRQITLRSGKVRELLGVEIKPGEIELHLGRLGLKAISRKPRPVDSDAAVSEPLSFRIPTFRMDLKREVDLIEEVCRLHGVDKIPATPPRGAIGANAFDPVYDQIAEARRILTGLGLNEAQGQTLVSRFGPELRDAKDEDLRVLANPLSGDMDVLRPSLIPGLLASLSRNLHHGTEDVALFEIGRVFTQLNGRTKEERRLAIALTGRRFPDFWTGVGSAIPLGELKSLKVTMDLGAYDERRVKFDACDLKGIIEVFLDQFGLRAVSYSACKELSPWFAESATINLGGKLPLGTMGRLGHGRAREFDLPDPAFLAELDFDQLLARRNPNKSFKPLPQLPGIRRDIAMLVPESTTHEAVLNVVKQSKVANLESIELFDVFRGQHVPEGQKSMAYAFTYRHAERTLTDAEVNAAHAKLVEQFKQKLQAMIR
- a CDS encoding sulfatase-like hydrolase/transferase, which translates into the protein MKLTFNWLNLYADSNSSAKKKTERLTALNLTVGAALHSERGSVSRSSSVADATHREFLGRDLNVRAAGRRPALRFGFAALLALTFLGLLPGANAATLKTQSVFLVISDGFRWQEVFSGAEAQLMTREIGGVKDTNTLRKAFWRDTPEARREALLPFFWGEIASHGQLFGNQTKGSVVTVTNGKKFSYPGYNEILTGAPDARIDSNDKKPNPNVTVFEWLNGRPGLRNRVAVFGTWDVFPYIFNIERSHLPTWPVWESKFGSYEIPTPQFVTDLMRDTTPMWEDLTYDSFLFHATMDHVKRKQPRLVFVGFGETDEWAHAGRYDLYLTAAHHMDDFVRRLWELAQSLPQYRDKTTIIITADHGRGSGPLDWKSHGEKVANSEGDWIAVIGPDTPPVGERTQTEPRMQSQIAATIAALLGEDYHAAFPQTGAPIADVFAGGERRAIRKH